From a single Vibrio sp. BS-M-Sm-2 genomic region:
- a CDS encoding LysR family transcriptional regulator, with the protein MDKFSDMAMFVSIVKHHGLAAAGRELGLSPATMTARLQALEERYGVKLLNRSTRHVSLTDSGELYHKACLEILDNVSEAENLIQNGVKEVKGPLKIAAPKDIGKQYILPILSEFCQKYPDVIPYLYLNDNLSNIAESGMDIVIRYGELVDSSLISRRLSPSRRVLCASPEYLAKHGTPIKPQDLVEHDCLAMLRSNEELKTWHFQDHDMKKSITVVPKRFSDDGEVIRYWALKGEGIALKSVLDVQDDINNQRLVTLLNGYMKNFNTSTSVSSADLNVVYISKKYQPKRIRLFLDFLFEHFGDLVEKSS; encoded by the coding sequence ATGGATAAGTTTTCAGACATGGCGATGTTCGTCAGTATTGTTAAGCATCACGGTTTAGCGGCGGCTGGGCGAGAGCTGGGTTTATCTCCTGCGACCATGACAGCAAGGCTGCAGGCGCTTGAAGAACGATATGGTGTGAAGTTGTTGAATCGAAGCACGCGACATGTGTCTTTGACTGACTCAGGCGAGCTGTATCACAAGGCGTGTCTGGAGATCTTAGATAATGTCAGTGAGGCTGAAAACCTGATTCAAAATGGCGTCAAAGAGGTCAAAGGCCCATTAAAAATCGCCGCGCCGAAGGACATTGGAAAGCAATACATTCTGCCAATCTTGTCGGAGTTTTGTCAGAAATACCCTGACGTTATCCCTTACTTGTATTTGAACGATAACCTCTCGAATATTGCTGAATCCGGCATGGATATCGTGATCCGCTACGGTGAATTGGTTGATAGTAGTTTGATCTCTAGACGCTTATCACCAAGCCGACGAGTGCTATGTGCGTCCCCAGAATATCTCGCCAAACACGGCACGCCGATCAAGCCACAAGATTTGGTTGAACACGACTGCTTGGCGATGCTGCGCAGCAATGAGGAACTGAAAACATGGCACTTCCAAGATCACGACATGAAGAAGTCGATTACCGTTGTACCAAAGCGATTCTCAGACGATGGTGAAGTGATTCGTTACTGGGCATTAAAAGGAGAGGGCATTGCTCTTAAGTCGGTACTGGATGTACAAGACGACATCAATAACCAACGCCTTGTGACTTTGCTTAATGGCTACATGAAGAACTTTAACACCTCGACTTCTGTATCAAGCGCCGACTTGAATGTGGTGTACATCAGCAAGAAATATCAGCCGAAGCGTATTCGCTTGTTTCTGGATTTT
- a CDS encoding SDR family oxidoreductase, with amino-acid sequence MNNELTNQEKNTFVIIGGTSGIGKALAMQLRNEDNTVHIASRHTGVDISSEKSICEYFESIGPFDHLVVTAGSSAPAGKVTDVAIEDAKTAFDTKFWGSLNVAKHAARYMTPNGSITLTTGMLSRKVVAGTYVKTAINAALESVTKILAKELSPIRVNAISPGLTMTEAYKNMNDSARASMYDNAKNNLPAGKVGEPSEVAMGYLFAINNPYVTGSIIDIDGGALLG; translated from the coding sequence ATGAACAACGAACTAACAAACCAAGAAAAGAACACTTTCGTCATCATTGGTGGCACATCAGGTATCGGCAAAGCATTAGCAATGCAATTGAGAAACGAAGACAACACAGTACACATTGCGAGCCGCCACACCGGTGTGGACATCAGCAGTGAAAAGTCGATTTGCGAATACTTCGAATCAATTGGTCCATTCGATCACTTGGTGGTCACGGCAGGCTCATCCGCTCCGGCTGGAAAGGTAACCGACGTAGCTATTGAAGATGCTAAAACGGCATTTGATACCAAGTTTTGGGGAAGCCTAAACGTTGCTAAGCACGCTGCACGTTACATGACGCCAAACGGATCTATCACCCTCACCACAGGCATGTTGTCACGCAAAGTTGTCGCTGGCACTTACGTCAAAACCGCCATCAACGCCGCACTAGAAAGCGTGACTAAAATACTGGCGAAAGAACTATCACCGATTCGCGTCAATGCCATTAGCCCGGGCTTAACCATGACGGAAGCCTACAAAAACATGAACGATTCTGCTCGTGCAAGCATGTACGACAACGCCAAAAACAATCTACCCGCAGGCAAGGTTGGCGAGCCTTCAGAGGTGGCTATGGGTTACCTATTCGCAATTAATAACCCATATGTGACCGGCTCAATCATCGACATCGATGGCGGCGCTCTACTCGGCTAA